From Epinephelus lanceolatus isolate andai-2023 chromosome 12, ASM4190304v1, whole genome shotgun sequence, the proteins below share one genomic window:
- the LOC117271908 gene encoding tripartite motif-containing protein 16-like, with amino-acid sequence MAQKGVELDRESFSCSICLDLLKDPVTIPCGHSYCMNCIKTHWDEEDGKKIYSCPQCRQSFTPRPVLVRNTMLAVLVEELKKTGLQAAPADHCYAGAEDVACDVCTGRKLKALKSCLVCLVSYCENHLQLHYDLAQFKKHKLVEPSKKLQENICSRHDEVMKIFCRTDQQCICYLCSMDEHKGHDTVSAAAERTERQRELEVSRQNIQQIIQDREKDVKLLQQEVEAISRSADKAVEDSEKIFTELIRLMEERRSDVEQQVRSQQETEVSRVKELQEKLEQEITELKRKDAELEELSHTEDHNQFLHNYPSLSALSESTHSSSINIRPLSYFEDVTAAVSEVRDKLQDVLRETWTNVSLTVTDVDVLLSDPEPKTRAELFKYSCEITLDPNTANTHLFLSEGNRRATYISRQQSYPSHPDRFTECWQVLSRESLTGRCYWEVEWRGRGVNVAVAYKNINRAGSPNYFGFGRNNKTWALDTNKKCYHFWYNNVETPVSGPQSSRVGVYLDHSAGILSFYSVSETMTLLHRVQTTFTQPLYAGLWLRYADGNTAELCELK; translated from the coding sequence ATGGCGCAGAAAGGAGTTGAGCTGGACCGAGAATCCTTCTCTTGTTCCATCTGTCTGGATCTACTGAAGGATCCGGTGACTATTCCCTGTGGACACAGCTACTGCATGAACTGTATTAAAACCCACTGGGATGAAGAGGATGGGAAGAAAATCTACAGCTGCCCTCAGTGTAGGCAGAGCTTCACACCGAGGCCTGTCCTGGTGAGAAACACCATGTTAGCAGTTTTAGTGGAGGAACTGAAGAAGACTGGACTccaagctgctcctgctgatcacTGCTATGCTGGAGCTGAAGATGTGGCCTGTGATGTCTGCACTGGGAGAAAACTGAAAGCCCTCAAGTcctgtttggtgtgtctggtctCTTACTGTGAGAATCACCTCCAACTTCATTATGATTTGGCGCaattcaagaaacacaagctggtGGAGCCCTCCAAGAAGCTGCAGGAGAACATCTGCTCTCGTcatgatgaggtgatgaagaTTTTTTGCCGCACTGATCAGCAGTGTATCTGTTATCTCTGCTCGATGGATGAACATAAAGGCCACGACACAGTGTCAGCTGCAGCGGAaaggactgagaggcagagagagctggaggtgagtcgacaaaacatccagcagataatccaggacagagagaaagatgtgaagctgctccagcaggaggtggaggctaTCAGTCGCTCTGCTGATAAAGCAGTGGAGGACAGTGAGAAGATCTTCACTGAGCTGATCCGTCTCATGGAGGAAAGACGCTCTGATGTGGAGCAGCAGGTCAGatcacagcaggaaactgaagtgagtcgagtcaaagagcttcaggagaagctggagcaggagatcactgagctgaagaggaaagacGCTGAGCTGGAggagctctcacacacagaggatcacaACCAGTTTCTGCACAACTACCCCTCActgtcagcactcagtgaatccACACACTCATCCAGCATCAACATCCGTCCTCTGAGCTACTTTGAGGATGTGACAGCAGCTGTGTCAGAAGTCAGAGATAAACTACAGGACGTTCTGAGGGAGACATGGACAAACGTCTCACTGACAGTGACTGACGTGGATGTTTTACTGTCAGACCCAGAGCCCAAGACCAGAGCTGAGCTCTTTAAATATTCATGTGAAATCACACTGgatccaaacacagcaaacacacatctGTTTTTATCTGAAGGAAACAGAAGAGCAACATACATCAGTCGACAACAGTCTTATCCCAGTCACCCAGACAGATTCACTGAATGTTGGCAGGTCCTGAGTAGAGAGAGTCTGACTGGacgttgttactgggaggtggagtggaggggGAGAGGAGTTAACGTCGCAGTGGCGTACAAGAACATCAACAGAGCGGGGAGCCCGAATTACTTTGGATTTGGACGAAATAACAAAACTTGGGCGTtagatacaaataaaaaatgttatcaCTTTTGGTACAACAATGTTGAAACTCCCGTCTCAGGTCCTCAGTCTTCCAGAGTAGGAGTGTACCTGGATCACAgtgcaggtattctgtccttctacagcgtctctgaaaccatgactctcctccacagagtccagaccacattcactcagcctctctatgCTGGACTCTGGCTTCGTTATGCCGATGGGAACACAGCTGAGTTGTGTGAGCTCAAATag